The genomic window AATCGAGTGGTTGTAGAAAATCGATTAATTTTAAATAATGGACAATATGAAATAGATTTTCAAGATTTAGAACAAAAATTAATGGACAAAAAAGTAAAAATGCTCCTTTTATGTAATCCGCAAAATCCAAGTGGACGAGTTTGGACAAAAGAGGAATTAACGAAAATAGGTGAATTATGTTTAAAATATGATGTTATGGTCATATCTGATGAAATTCATTCAGATTTAATGCTGTTCGATTTTAAACATACACCATTTGCTTCTATCGACCATCGTTTTGCGGAAAATAGCATTACATGTATAGCACCTAGTAAAACGTTTAATCTTCCTGGCCTACAAGCTGCTGTCATCATTATACCTAATCGTAACATTCGCCAAACCTTTACACAATTTGAAAAAAAGCAAGGCTCTTTTTCCTTAAATACTTTAGGGATTACCGCAATGGAAGCTGCTTACCAGTATGGGGAAAAATGGTTAGAGAATCTTTTAATCTACTTAGAAGAAAATGTAAAGCTTTTAGAAGAGTTTATTCAAAACGAAATCCCTCAGTTAAAGGTTATTCGTCCACAATCTACATATTTAGTTTGGATCGATTGCCGCAATCTGAATAAATCGGAAAAAGAACTAAAAGATCTTTTGTTAAATAAAGGAAAATTAGCATTAGAGCTAGGAAGTAAATACGGAAAAAACGGAGAAGGATTTGTACGAATGAATATTGCTTGTCCGCGTAAAACACTTGAAGACGGTTTAAATCGCTTGAAAAAGGCTTTCACGTAATACAACAAAAAAATCGGCGAAAATTTCGCCGGTTTTTCCTCCTTAAAAAATACGTCATGACGACAATACGTCATGACGACGCATTCTTTTCTTCTGACGGCACTTCTTTTTTATCTTGACGTTTTGCTTCATCTTCGGTAATCTCGCCGCAAGCGATCCGTTCACCAGAATCGCCGGCAGGCTGCGTCATTCCATCATCCTTATTTTCCGTAATAATAATTGCCGTACCATCCTGCTTTAGCAACGAATTTTTTACACCCTTTTTTAAAGTTAATTTAGGCGCTTTTAATTTCGCATCAACTATCCCATCTTCGTCGGCAATAATATTTGGCAAATCACCAGCATGAGCTCCCTCTGGGTGCAGTAAACCATGTTTATTTTCATCAGGATTAAAATGATCACCTGCACGAATAAAATCAGGACCCTTGCATACTCCTTTTTCATGAATATGCAACCCATGCTCTCCAGGCGGCAATCCTTCTAAGAGAATAGTTAAGCCTAAACCATCCGCTTCTTCAATTAACTCAATCGTACCTAATGAATCACCGTCCTGATTAAACAGTTCAACACTCATTTTAGTCATATCATCTTCTACACACCCAGATAAGATACTGATTGCCAGCAAAACAATTATATAAGTACGCATAAATATCCTCCGCAAACCTTTCTTTATTTGAATTGTTTGCAGAAAAGAAGGATTATATGCATTTTATTCTTGCTGGTCTTTTTCCGACAGCTTCTTAAAAAGTTCATCCGCTTTCTTTTCCTCTTTTTTCGAAATGCGGATCAAAAACCAAAAAGTCGCAATCGCTAATATAAGGAACGGCACCATTTGTACAAAAGCAGAAATGTAATCGCTTTTGTCCTCTGGAAAATAAAGAATAAATGGTAATATCATAAATCCACGACCTTTCAAATAGCTTATCTTATATATATACTATATCAAAATGTCTCGAAAAATAGAAAACAGGCATTCAATCCCTATCCAAAAAATAGACAAACCGCAATGGTTTGTCCTTCATTAATTGGCAGGGCGCAAAACGCTGCCTTCCTTCATCAAGTAATCGGAAATATATTGATGGTAATGCGGATTTCTAAGTCCTGTATTTCCAAAAAAAACATTAAACTCAAATATATAAAAATGACCATCTACTTCTGCTACATCAAATCCAGCATGATTAATATTCAAAACACGAGCGATTTCTTCCACTAATTGAATCGCTTTTAGAGGCACATGATCATATAGTATGATTCCACCTTGTGATACATTTGTTAAATACTCATGTTGTTCATTAACCCGCCAATACGATTCAATGACTTGATCACCAACATAAACAATTCTCATATCTTTTTCGATTGGTAAATATTCTTGAACATATAAAACTTCGTGGGTTTCACAATATTTCGAAAAATCATTTTCATGACGAATAAAATAAACTCCACGTCCCATAGAATTGCGAATATCCTTTGCAATAAACGGAAAGGAAAAAGTGTCTAATATTTCCTCTCGGTTCAAAGTTGTGTTTGCTCGAATAAGTGTGAACGGAACATTTTCTGAAAACGTGGCCTGAAGCACACGGGTCATCTCTACTTTTGTATGACCTAGATGATAAGTGGAAATAGATGGGAAAATTTTCTTTTTTAGCCCATAAAAAATCGTATTAACTTGCCAATATTCTGGAAATAACACATATTCCGCTTGCTTCACTTCATCTATATGCTGAAACATGCTTTCAGGTTTAATATAACGAACATTGTTCATCCCTAATGTACGATAAGGATTAAAGCTTACGTACAATTCTACATCCCTGTCCTCTCAAATAAAATTAGAAAATTTGATGAGATGACGTCATCAATAGGATTATAAACGGTAAATAAATCATTGGGAAGTACTATTTTATTGGAATTCTCATATATCATTTCAAGCTTGTTCTAATATGATAAAATATAAACAACAATTCAATCAGGAGTGAAAAGGATGGAGTTTCAAGTAGGTGATCTTGTAACAGGTATTTATAAAACAGGAAAATATATAGGGGAAATTACAGAAATTAAGCCTCATCATTTTTTAGTAAAAATTAAGGCCGTATTAAAACATCCGATGCAAGGGGATCTTCATCATCCGAAGCAAGCAAATGTACCGTTTTTCCATGAACGAAAGGCGTTAAGCTATCATGAACAAACAAATATCCCAAAGCAAATGGTGCGCCGTTATGAAGGGGAAGTTCCCGATTATAACCGTTCATTAAAAAACGCTCTATTCGCACTAAAAGAAGAGTTAGAGCAAGATCAAAGTGAATGGGCTTTAATATCGCTACAATGTTTACAACGCCTAGAACAACATTATAATTTTTAAATAAAGCGAGGCCAACTAACAAAACAAAATAGTTGGCCTTTAAGTTGCTAATTTCCCTAACATTTTCGTTAAATCAATTCTTTCACCGATTGTAGTAGGTTTTGGTTTTGCTAAATATTGCTTATCTTTTTCA from Bacillus alveayuensis includes these protein-coding regions:
- a CDS encoding kinase-associated protein B (product_source=KO:K06347; ko=KO:K06347; pfam=PF08810; smart=SM01298; superfamily=141251); translated protein: MEFQVGDLVTGIYKTGKYIGEITEIKPHHFLVKIKAVLKHPMQGDLHHPKQANVPFFHERKALSYHEQTNIPKQMVRRYEGEVPDYNRSLKNALFALKEELEQDQSEWALISLQCLQRLEQHYNF
- a CDS encoding preprotein translocase subunit YajC (product_source=COG1862; cog=COG1862; superfamily=103473; transmembrane_helix_parts=Outside_1_14,TMhelix_15_37,Inside_38_62), whose product is MILPFILYFPEDKSDYISAFVQMVPFLILAIATFWFLIRISKKEEKKADELFKKLSEKDQQE
- a CDS encoding Cu-Zn family superoxide dismutase (product_source=KO:K04565; cath_funfam=2.60.40.200; cog=COG2032; ko=KO:K04565; pfam=PF00080; superfamily=49329) → MRTYIIVLLAISILSGCVEDDMTKMSVELFNQDGDSLGTIELIEEADGLGLTILLEGLPPGEHGLHIHEKGVCKGPDFIRAGDHFNPDENKHGLLHPEGAHAGDLPNIIADEDGIVDAKLKAPKLTLKKGVKNSLLKQDGTAIIITENKDDGMTQPAGDSGERIACGEITEDEAKRQDKKEVPSEEKNASS
- a CDS encoding cystathionine beta-lyase (product_source=KO:K14155; cath_funfam=3.40.640.10; cog=COG1168; ko=KO:K14155; pfam=PF00155; superfamily=53383; tigrfam=TIGR04350); the encoded protein is MDEFNYVVNRIGTSSVKWDMTKKLFGDENVLPMWVADMDFPSPKPVIDALIKRVEHGIFGYTFPSSETKRIIKKWIYKRHGWDISPSYIEFSTGVVKALSSAICAFTEEGDHIVIQPPVYYPFFDMVSLNNRVVVENRLILNNGQYEIDFQDLEQKLMDKKVKMLLLCNPQNPSGRVWTKEELTKIGELCLKYDVMVISDEIHSDLMLFDFKHTPFASIDHRFAENSITCIAPSKTFNLPGLQAAVIIIPNRNIRQTFTQFEKKQGSFSLNTLGITAMEAAYQYGEKWLENLLIYLEENVKLLEEFIQNEIPQLKVIRPQSTYLVWIDCRNLNKSEKELKDLLLNKGKLALELGSKYGKNGEGFVRMNIACPRKTLEDGLNRLKKAFT
- a CDS encoding ribosomal protein S6--L-glutamate ligase (product_source=KO:K05844; cath_funfam=3.30.470.20; cog=COG0189; ko=KO:K05844; pfam=PF08443; superfamily=56059), which translates into the protein MYVSFNPYRTLGMNNVRYIKPESMFQHIDEVKQAEYVLFPEYWQVNTIFYGLKKKIFPSISTYHLGHTKVEMTRVLQATFSENVPFTLIRANTTLNREEILDTFSFPFIAKDIRNSMGRGVYFIRHENDFSKYCETHEVLYVQEYLPIEKDMRIVYVGDQVIESYWRVNEQHEYLTNVSQGGIILYDHVPLKAIQLVEEIARVLNINHAGFDVAEVDGHFYIFEFNVFFGNTGLRNPHYHQYISDYLMKEGSVLRPAN